Proteins found in one Panicum hallii strain FIL2 chromosome 4, PHallii_v3.1, whole genome shotgun sequence genomic segment:
- the LOC112890263 gene encoding cellulose synthase-like protein D2, whose product MASNGGGGGGGLRHSNSSRLSRMSYSGEDGRGAQAPGADRPMVTFARRTHSGRYVSYSREDLDSELGGDFSPDHQEFHNYHVHIPATPDNQPMDPAISARVEEQYVSNSLFTGGFNSVTRAHLMDKVIESEASHPQMAGAKGSSCAINGCDAKVMSDERGEDILPCECDFKICAECFGDAVKNGGAVCPGCKEPYKNTELEDVVGGAAGARATLSLPPPPGAGGAAASRMERRLSIMRSQKAMTRSQTGDWDHNRWLFETKGTYGYGNAIWPKENEVESGGGGGGGLGGADGQPAEFTTKPWRPLTRKLSIPAGVLSPYRLLILIRMAVLGLFLAWRIKHKNEDAMWLWGMSVVCELWFGFSWLLDQLPKLCPVNRATDLAVLKDKFETPTPSNPTGRSDLPGLDIFVSTADPEKEPPLVTANTILSILAADYPVEKLSCYVSDDGGALLTFEAMAEAASFANMWVPFCRKHNIEPRNPESYFNLKKDPYKNKVRPDFVKDRRRVKREYDEFKVRINGLPDSIRRRSDAYHAREEIKAMKRQREAALDDAVEPVKIPKATWMADGTHWPGTWIQPSAEHTRGDHAGIIQVMLKPPSDDPLYGSPGEEGRPLDFTEVDIRLPMLVYVSREKRPGYDHNKKAGAMNALVRSSAVMSNGPFILNLDCDHYVYNSQAFREGMCFMMDRGGDRIGYVQFPQRFEGIDPSDRYANHNTVFFDVNMRALDGLMGPVYVGTGCLFRRVALYGFDPPRTKEHGGCCSCCFPQRRKVKTSAAAPEETRALRMADFDEDEMNMSSFPKKFGNSNFLINSIPIAEFQGRPLADHPGVKNGRPPGALTVPRDLLDASTVAEAISVISCWYEDKTEWGHRVGWIYGSVTEDVVTGYRMHNRGWKSVYCVTKRDAFRGTAPINLTDRLHQVLRWATGSVEIFFSRNNALLASRKMKFLQRIAYLNVGIYPFTSIFLIVYCFLPALSLFSGQFIVKQLNVTFLTYLLVITLTLCMLAVLEIKWSGISLEEWWRNEQFWLIGGTSAHLAAVLQGLLKVIAGIEISFTLTSKSGGDDVDDEFADLYIVKWTSLMIPPIVIMMVNLIAIAVGFSRTIYSEIPQWSKLLGGVFFSFWVLAHLYPFAKGLMGRRGRTPTIVFVWAGLLSITISLLWVAINPPSQNSQIGGSFTFP is encoded by the exons acCAGCCCATGGACCCGGCCATCTCCGCCCGCGTCGAGGAGCAGTACGTCTCCAACTCGCTCTTCACCGGCGGCTTCAACAGCGTCACGCGCGCCCACCTCATGGACAAGGTCATCGAGTCCGAGGCCAGCCACCCGCAGATGGCCGGCGCCAAGGGATCCTCTTGCGCCATCAACGGATGCGACGCCAAAGTCATGAGCGACGAGCGCGGCGAGGATATCCTCCCCTGCGAGTGCGACTTCAAGATCTGCGCCGAGTGCTTCGGCGACGCGGTCAAGAACGGCGGTGCCGTCTGCCCTGGTTGCAAGGAGCCGTACAAGAACACGGAGCTGGAGGATGTGGTCGGTGGCGCCGCTGGAGCGAGGGCCACCCTGTCGCTGCCGCCCCCGCCTGGTGCCGGTGGAGCTGCAGCCTCCAGGATGGAGAGGCGGCTGTCGATAATGCGGTCGCAGAAGGCAATGACCAGGAGCCAGACTGGGGACTGGGATCACAACCGGTGGCTCTTTGAGACGAAAGGGACATATGGGTATGGCAATGCCATATGGCCCAAGGAGAATGAGGTGGagagtggtggtggtggtggaggcgggCTAGGTGGAGCTGACGGCCAGCCAGCTGAGTTCACCACCAAGCCATGGAGGCCGCTCACTCGGAAGCTTTCCATCCCTGCTGGCGTCCTTAGCCCATACAG ACTTCTGATTCTTATCCGTATGGCCGTCCTTGGTCTGTTCCTTGCATGGAGAATTAAGCACAAAAATGAGGACGCAATGTGGCTGTGGGGCATGTCTGTTGTTTGTGAACTCTGGTTTGGCTTTTCATGGCTACTCGATCAGTTGCCAAAGCTGTGCCCTGTGAACCGAGCAACCGACCTTGCTGTCCTGAAAGACAAGTTTGAGACTCCAACTCCGTCAAACCCTACTGGACGATCAGATCTACCAGGGCTTGATATATTTGTGTCCACTGCTGATCCAGAGAAAGAACCTCCACTGGTCACAGCAAACACTATCCTCTCCATCCTTGCTGCTGATTACCCTGTGGAGAAGCTTTCTTGCTATGTTTCTGATGATGGAGGAGCTCTCCTGACATTTGAAGCCATGGCTGAAGCTGCAAGCTTTGCCAACATGTGGGTTCCTTTCTGTCGCAAGCACAACATTGAGCCTCGCAATCCTGAGAGCTACTTCAACCTGAAGAAGGATCCATACAAGAACAAGGTGCGTCCGGATTTTGTCAAGGACAGAAGGAGGGTGAAGAGGGAGTATGATGAGTTCAAGGTCAGGATCAATGGGCTGCCTGACTCAATCCGCCGTCGCTCTGATGCATACCATGCCAGGGAGGAAATCAAGGCCATGAAAAGGCAGCGAGAAGCTGCTCTTGATGATGCAGTGGAGCCTGTTAAGATCCCTAAAGCCACCTGGATGGCTGATGGCACACATTGGCCTGGTACCTGGATTCAGCCTTCCGCTGAACATACCCGTGGTGACCatgctggaataattcag GTGATGTTGAAACCTCCTAGTGATGATCccttgtatggcagccctggtGAAGAAGGCAGACCTCTTGATTTCACTGAGGTCGACATCCGTTTGCCAATGTTGGTCTACGTGTCCCGAGAGAAGCGCCCTGGTTATGACCACAACAAGAAGGCTGGTGCGATGAACGCCCTAGTCCGTTCATCCGCTGTGATGTCAAATGGCCCGTTCATCCTCAACCTTGACTGCGACCACTACGTTTACAACTCCCAAGCTTTCCGTGAAGGCATGTGCTTCATGATGGACCGTGGTGGTGACCGTATTGGCTATGTCCAGTTCCCGCAGCGGTTTGAGGGCATTGATCCATCCGATCGGTATGCGAACCACAACACTGTCTTCTTTGATGTCAACATGCGTGCACTGGATGGTCTCATGGGACCAGTCTATGTGGGCACTGGCTGTCTTTTCCGCCGTGTTGCACTATATGGATTTGACCCTCCCCGCACCAAGGAGCATGGTGGCTGCTGCAGCTGTTGCTTCCCTCAGAGACGCAAGGTCAAAACTTCAGCTGCCGCACCAGAAGAGACCCGTGCTCTGAGGATGGCAGACTTTGATGAGGATGAAATGAACATGTCATCATTCCCCAAGAAGTTTGGTAACTCGAACTTCCTCATCAACTCTATTCCAATTGCTGAATTCCAAGGGCGTCCGCTAGCTGATCACCCTGGTGTCAAGAATGGCCGCCCTCCGGGTGCTCTCACTGTGCCACGTGACCTTCTTGATGCCTCCACAGTTGCTGAGGCCATCAGTGTCATCTCATGCTGGTATGAAGACAAGACTGAGTGGGGCCACCGTGTTGGTTGGATTTATGGTTCAGTTACAGAGGATGTGGTCACTGGGTACCGGATGCACAACCGTGGATGGAAATCTGTGTACTGTGTCACCAAGCGTGATGCTTTCCGTGGCACTGCACCGATCAATCTCACTGACCGACTCCACCAGGTGCTCCGATGGGCTACTGGTTCAGTGGAAATCTTCTTCTCCCGCAACAATGCACTGCTCGCAAGCCGCAAGATGAAGTTTCTTCAGAGGATCGCGTACCTGAATGTCGGCATCTATCCATTCACATCAATCTTCCTCATTGTCTACTGCTTCCTGCCGGCGCTGTCCCTCTTCTCTGGGCAGTTCATCGTGAAGCAACTCAACGTGACCTTCTTGACATACCTGCTGGTTATCACCCTGACGCTGTGCATGCTGGCGGTGCTGGAGATCAAGTGGTCAGGGATCAGCCTGGAGGAATGGTGGCGGAACGAGCAGTTCTGGCTGATAGGAGGAACGAGTGCCCATCTCGCCGCTGTGCTGCAGGGCCTCCTGAAGGTGATTGCTGGCATCGAGATCTCCTTCACGCTGACGTCCAAGTCAGGTGGTGACGATGTGGACGACGAGTTCGCCGACCTGTATATTGTCAAGTGGACGTCACTGATGATCCCGCCGATCGTGATCATGATGGTGAACCTGATCGCCATCGCGGTGGGGTTCAGCCGGACCATCTACAGCGAGATCCCGCAGTGGAGCAAGCTCCTGGGCGGCGTGTTCTTCAGCTTCTGGGTGCTGGCCCACCTGTACCCATTCGCCAAGGGGCTGATGGGGCGGAGGGGCCGGACGCCGACCATCGTCTTCGTCTGGGCTGGCCTCCTGTCCATCACCATCTCGCTGCTGTGGGTGGCCATCAATCCGCcatcgcagaactcccagatcGGTGGATCGTTCACGTTCCCGTGA